agtccttgggaccagtggttttcttttgttatatcaaattttCTCTATAACCAAACAGTTTAGTGTATAAAGATACATAGATGATCATTTTGAATTCTGAATTTAGATTTCATTGTAATGagaattttgttgtaacaatgtttgttataactggagtgcactgtatgtgcATACCTCCATCTTCCTAACTTTGACCATTGGGCATGTACACTATTTAGGTAgatctcaaaaaaaaattaaaaaaatgggggaaaaaaacagaagaagaatgtgtgtgtatccATTCTGAGTTTGTTTGAATTTCCTGAGTGCAGTGTTTTCTACAGCTAAATAAGACATGATACAAACTCAAAAAAGGACAAAGGAAGATGCAGAGCTAATTTCCATATCAGATGGTTTCTTCCAATAATGTTGAATTCGGTGTTAGGATGAAAGGATGCATTGTCTTGGACCACAACCGACACCTATCATTTGCCTATATCAATATGCAGGCAGCAAATCCAGGGAATGTATTGTGGAAGGTAACCGATAACTTGTTACATGATGCAAGTGCCCTGTGtgaatttaacatatttttctACATTTATATGGAAACAAATGTGAATTAAAAATCGTCTTTATtctgaaacaatcaattttttgTCTTGTACTCTgttttgcttcagtggtcaggcttgttgatataattataattacgtccgccaagggaggaggttatgttttcatcggccttggtttgttggtttgtttgtcaaGCGTTGATACTCTTGAGAAagagtatcaacacttgagaaagagcgacTCGCTCGAAAATTCGTGTGCCGATATAAACTGTTGGTAAATACAGTGTGAACttggtttcagttttgtttttgatattatcatgccaacatgtgGAATACTTActcaatatatataataaatatatatataaatatatatataataaatatatatatatttccatcAATCCTCAAGAAACTATACCCAACGGATATACCcatcagatacatgtatataaatatatatatatatatatatatatatatatatatatataattctaattacatatatatgtgaccctgcatcacaaaaccaacaaaaagtcgccagacatggatttttagttaagagcagactctaagcttgaaaatgatgtacatgtataaatcaattCCAATttactctcctaacctatctacatattggaaagaaaggacacactctggaaagtgtgaactgagaaaacaggctctcaagtacatggtctattcaagtgGTTAACCTCTAAAACCCCATGCTAGCTGtgggatgaatggaacaaaaaacaggatgttgaccactgaggcaacaacaatgaagggattaacagattaagctgaaattaagcatgcttccttaacacattctgtagatgattaatgccaactttcagtGGAGTAGCATCATTCTCTCttaagttattggagttgacaGTGAAGAGTATGTATGGAcaggggctttttttttttttttttaagaaatgaaaagagggcTTGAcgagaaacacctaatcacactattcaaccaaaaagtgttcgagaaaaactgctgaaaacacaaattcctgtttgttttatgatcccaaactttaacaatgtagaagaagacttgctctttcagaaaatatgaaagactCAATattggttaggttgacccatttcacctatttcagtccacacacaaaatcactgtgtgcgactttttgtttgttttgtgatgcacatatattatatatgtatgtatatatatatacacacatatatatatatatatatatatatatatatatatatatatatatatatatatatatatatatatatttctaatttctttttatctattacttttttttttcttgctgctCTGTCAGATACACCAGCAAAAGACTCTAGCAAGAAACAAGTAGTCACAAGttataaccagggaggtggaagaaagcttccacctccctgttatAACAGATATTttctgtgaaagaaaaaaaaatagcatgcaGATAACTTGCAAACACAATTTTTTAACAGGCTATCTTTCTATATACAGCAATATCGAAAATTGTACTGGACATCAATGTATTGAACCTTTCTGCACTATCAAAATAAATACAGCCATACTTGGTAAAGCCCTTCACACAAGGAAACCCTCATGTCCTTGGGTCACAGTTTGCATCAGTCTCAATGTGTCTAACCTTTCCATCTCTACCTATATGTATCAGGTCAATGGTACAATGTAAGTTGCTTGTGATTGCTATGTTACATGCTATTCTTCTATTGATGTATTTCCCTCTGCAGGAGCAGGGCACCTTGGGAGAACAGTTTTGCATCCACTCACAGGGCTATACATTggtaaagaaaactgaataacGAACAAAGCAATCAAAATCCAACTATCTCTTTAAAAACTTGATGGATcgcgatggaatcccattttctttgctcaattttccactaataaataatattcattctggtcagtttttctgtttgcgtttcTTTAAaaactcatttaaaaaaaagaaatcaacacaAAGAGACAACTGACAATACAAATTGTACTTGCTCtaataaagtacagtgtaattcttttaaattcaaatttccTTGTACTTTATTTTTATTAAAATTACAAAGAAACACTTGATATGAAGTACCATATATAAGCACTGGTAATCATTTTATACATGTAGGAAATATTTTTTCAGTCCCTACAAGTGTGCGAGGATAatgttacactgtacattaatTGCCCACAATCATAGACATTCAACCTCATCAAAGTCAACCTTGCATTGGTCAAAAAATTGGCTAAGTCAAAGATaagttttactcacatggatATAAATATGTGTTAATTCTAAAGGTCCTGAAGAAGGATTTTCTGCAGGCCCTTTGGATTCAACTTACAAATGGGTGATGTTGACTGTAATTTTATAAAATAGGGTAGTATCTTCTGTAGGGGTAACTTAGGTTTTCTGGTAGGTGATGATACATCCATCAGTGATCATTTCCTTGACACAGATCACACTCCATCTCTTTGACCACACAACATTTTACAAGTAAATTGTCACTTTTTCCATGCCATCACATGAATTCCGCATACACCTAGATACCTAGTACAGTATGTTTGTATGTCGATTAAatcatgaatacatacatagaGATGGTCATCAATCTTCAGTAAAACCATATTTGGCATGTAACAAAAAGGTATTCAAAAGTTACCACATGGTTCAGTGCCCACATCATTGTACAGTATTTGTAATACACATTATGCACACAGCTGGCTGGGTAACAGTGGCAAGATGAAACTGCATGCGTGTAATGATCTATGTAAGAACAGCAAAGCTAGGCATGTACGTGATGGCAATGCACACAATTCAATCCCAAGTGTGCACGTAAATATTACCAGTACATGGATGAAAACTTAACTGTGTGTGTATCATCACTGGTCTGTATTTCACTGCATGCACTGCACCCAACATACTTGGTAAAAGACTCAGAAAGGTAATTGCTGTGGGCTTGTTGGAATATCATTGGGCTTCCAGGGAATAAAAAAAGACACGAAATAGTCTGATTCAATGAGTGTTACAAGAAGTGCTCACCAAAATAAATCCAATGATGGGGCAACTTTTGAAAATAAGTTATACACGTAATACAATGACAGCAGGCCTGGCTGGTAGAAACTGATGGATATGGTTTGGCTTGGGGGCAGTTTGAAGACCTAAACAGACGAACAAGCATCGTCTGCCTGGGCGGCACTCTCGAGCTTaagccatgtacatgtacacgtaggTTGCAGCCTTTGCTCCTGAGCTAATACTCCGGTTACACATCACAACCATCAACTCAACCTTCATACTTTATGTTTGATCTTTAGGTAAATTACCAAGACCTCAAAGGCCATCAACTTGGGACACAGTATTGCATGTATACTCTGCCCACCATTTAAGCATTTTCACCCAATGAAAGGTCAGGACATCTCTTTCCCTCTACAGCCAGCTACATGTACCTTCCTGTCCCTTCCAAAGTACTGACATAGGAAAATATATCTATTGTATAAATATCTGTCATTGTCCTCTAGGCAGGTTCAGTTGAGTTTGTCTCCATGCCATTGACAAAGGATTTGAGAGCAAAGATCAGTCGATATCCATCATTGTTATGAGAAAAGAGCAATGTTTGTAAcatttgtacagtgtacaaattgtacttgCAGCATTATTGCCTGCCTTGGATGAGAACATGTtggttggaattttttttttttttttttgggggggggggtgtcattcTCCCTACTGAGCAtcctccacaaaaaaaaaaacaccaaaaaaatgtgttttagcTCATCACATCTCTTTCCTCCGAGCGAGAACAGTCCATCTTCTCTGAAGAGACGTCAACATCCAGACTCAAGAGGCACCCTTGATCATCAACCAACTTTCCAGATAATATGGTTCTGAATGCCATGCTTCAATAATGCTGTCCTCGTTGGCGTGTTACAGATTGTGACTTTATGACAGCCTTCTTCCTCCATTTTCTTTCCCCAGCCAGTCTCCTCACTGTGCACCAACTACAGAAAATGTGTTCTGATCCATCAGGTCATCAATTTTCTCTCGTAGTTCACTTAGGATGGCAGAGTCAATGAAGACATGCGTGTCGTCTAGATCGAGGAGCACAAACTTCTTTCCCAGCTTCATCTTTTCATCCAGATGAAGAAGAAATTGTTTCATTGCAGGATCACTGAAATCAAATGACAAATTAGTTAAGTCTTAATAATACATCCACATCCACAAATTCATCACACACTCTTCCCTTTTCAGCATGCAGCAAGAAGTGAGTGATTTAATACAATGATTTTGTGGTTAATTGTCTCAATCTCAAATTTATATTTTACAGTAAGAAAATTGCGAAATAAATTTGAGAATGTGAAGAAACAAATCAACACTTCCAGGTACCTTGGCTTCAGTTACAATAACCCTGCATGCatggatgaaaaaaacaaacaaacaaacaaactacaataCTAAACTAAATGTACTAATTAAGAAAGCGACCAACCCACAACAGTTTTGTTTAATTGCAATAACTTTTAACTGTCGATGTCTAGATAATTACTTGTGGCTATCAATTAACGTTAACATATGGAGCTGGATGTGCTTGTGAAGTTGTGAAAGCATCCAGTTCAGTTTCCTACTTCTAGACGTCTTCACTACCAGTACAGTATATTACAAAACATTGCATACATTCTGCAAACTGCAAACTCACTAACGACACTGTTCCACAAATCATGTACACATCTTTGTACACCAAAAACAGTTAACTCATGAACTCATCTATCATCACCCTGTGCCCACTGACTGTCTAGTCTACGGCTGTATCTGTGACCGTTTTCGATAACACATGATGTATAAACGTATCCTCTGCTGGAAATCTCACAAAACACAGTCACAATCCTCTCAAAATGACTCAGCTCACTTCATTGCTGACGTTTTTGTAAAGAAGCTTACCACTCTACGAGGACACCTCGAATCACATTCACCATTTTGGTTCCGACAGCAGACTGTTTTTGAGACTCGGAATGTTATTTCTTGAGCATAGCTCGCTGTGTACAGCTTATACAGTGAGTGTGTACTGCACTGTACGTAGTACAGACGAATTAGCACGCATACGTACACGTACGTATTGTACCGGTATCAAAGATCTGATAGTAAGCTCATGCACAGCGCATGTTCAAAAGTTACGCAACACACTACACGTTCAGTTAAACTGTTATCTCTACATTTGCAACAAAATTACAGCTATGTCGAAGCGACTGAAAGAAATCATTATGAGGAACCACTACAAGCCGACGGAGTACATCAACATGTCGAAGCCGTTAGCTTTGAGGGATAAAGTATCTCTGAAAAGGACGCGGGCAGAAGGTACCGACAGAGTTTCTTTATCGacattacagtcccacatatcgAAATCAGTGTTACCATACTATGTGTGCCCGTGTATTATTTTTGGCTCGTGATTGTGATTGATTGCTGGCTCAGGCACTAGACTAGACCCATTCTGCTCTAGTCCTGTCCTTGAATGAGTGTGAGTCCGCGTGGTACGGTATTGTGATACTTGATGAGGTGTCATGGACCATGGACATGGTACGTACATGGTGATTAATAAAAGAGTGTGTAAACTTACTGAGCTGTGTGTGCAAGTAGAATCTGGAAATAAATTTACAATTGTATATGAGTAAATTTATGATTCGACCACACGCACAATGGCCAACAGCAACGTTGTCCAAAATAAAATTTGACCCCCTGCTTGCGCCTGCTACATAGTAGAAACCTATGTATTTTTGCGCAAGGTCAAACCTAACAGAACCTTGGCACGCAAACACGTGAGGTCGAGCCTTGGTCGTGTTGGTGCAGGTgctgatacaatgtattagtGATAACATCTTTCTCTAAATAAAGAGATCCAGTTGCAGTAGAAGGCTGCTAATAAGCTAGTTATTGAGGCCATGGCCCATGGGGATGGCAGCCTCTCTGATTGTTTGAGTCTGTGTCTGACTGAGTACaattcaatttgaaagcacTCTGCTGAAgtcatacaatgtagcaaaCAGTAGTTTTGTTTCCAAGCAAATACATTGAATTTATATGTAAACAAAAATTagggtaaattacagaataccggcAACCAATCACGGAGAGCGCAAATCGCTCTGAAAAGAGCGTAATTACGCTTGCCGATAGCAACCATTAAAATATTAATCCGATCTGCGATACGGTCCGTGATTCGGCTGTCGACGATTGTGTTTGTTtacgtgtgttttctttgctctGTGCGGTGAGAAGTGTGGTATCTTACGTTGTTCTCGGGGGTTTCGGGGGTGTCCCCCGAATAATGTAGTTCTAGATCCTGACGATGCTAGTCTAGACTAGCCGATAAAATTTATCCGAATTTACGATGTGTACTCACGTTTTTAAGAGTTGAGAATAGTCCGTATCTGTGTAGACAACAAGAAAACTACAGAAATTTAGGTGAGACTACAAAGTAATCACTTATCTAATTGCTGGTGCTAGCTTGAAGTAGAGCTTACGCACTGTGTGGGTGCGCTTGACAGCTCACCATGTTGACTTTATGCAGTCACATACACATAACAGCTAATGCGTACGTGTGGCAGTGGTAGCGCGTATTGAGTCTGCAGAACGCGCGCATGTTTACTACAGTGTAGAGTACGTATAGCAGATGAGCGCGTAATTGTGTCATGACAATACGCGTATACGCGCTGCCTTGCCAAACTAGTGTAGTGTGATTGATCGTGAATGACTTGTGTTCGAAAAGAGATGAAGGAAGGAGGATGTCagctgtgatgacgtcatcaagtttaAAGTAGTTCCGTCAAAATCGGCTCGATTTTCTTTATCGACGATTTACTCGAGTTATCTTGATTTAGAGCAGTTTTCCTCTGAAACcactcaattttcataaaaattgtgtgGTCAACCTACTTTTTGATGGCCATTCCGTTCCCGGGCTTTTTTGGGGCCCCAAACGTCGGGAAAGTCGAATTTCAGACCTTCGGGCTGAAATTCATCCCTAAGGGAGAGCCGCCGGAGGCTCTTATACTCACCAATATGCTAATTTAgccggtattctgtaatttcccCAAAAATTATAATTTGCTAAGGGAGGTCACACAGGACCAAAGTCAAAACTGTGTCAAAATTGCACTTAAAAATACTTACTAATAATGTGTTTCAGATCACTCATGTTAATCATGAAGCAAATGACCATCCATAGATCAGAAATTAATTCCCCCAAATACTATAAACGCGAGAATATTTGCAGTACATTAATTTGTGCGTATTTCACGCTACTTTTGTTCCAATCCAAGCATTACCCACAAAAATGTCTTTgcgattttgtgtacaaattttgaaaaagttGAATAGTGTGCTTTGTCACTGGTGCCTCTCTGTCTACAAGTGTGGGtgtcatatgtgtgtgtgtttgtgtgtgcctgGGCCATAGTAGTAGTACATCAGTGAATTTAATAGTACTTACCGGTATTCATTtgagcatgtgtgtgtataatgcagCAATTTTTGTGTAGGCTGTACAAGTACAGTACATTTATGAATCTGGCAATATATCAATTTTAAAATTGAATATTTTTGAGGAGCTCAgtgcaaaaaataataataataataataataataatactcaTTGCTCAAAATTATTGACTGTTACAGGATGAGCATACCCCATCTGGCGTTAGCATCTACCGAGATAaccaacacaaaaaaaacaacaacaatacaatgAGATTTCATTATATTGCAAGAAGattactggaatatgtgagcctcctgtGTCATCCATGTTCAACATTCTTATATTTGAGGGTTATTTttagagtacattgtatttgtttgtttgctcaaggaccacaacaaaTCCCACAAGTCTATACATGACACTGTCGAGTTACAGTATGTACAGCTgttctacattgtatgtgaaattATATCTGGAATGCCTCTTTAAGGGatcaaaatgatataggatTCATTATATTTCCTATCAGCTGAATGAAGTCTTGGCAAATGCTGTTCATGCAGTGTGCTGTAAATAATTACTGAAAATAACTTCACCATTGTTCAAAATTTTTGAAGACATGTTATTGGTAATCATGTCTGTTTGACTACAAATTGTAttttaaaaaacaattttaacaacaacaacaaaatggtctGTGGCCCATGCATGTCAGTAGTGCTCATTTTTGTTGTCAAATGCCTGTTGTAAATATTACTTTTAAAGACAGAGCTTTATGTGTATTACTACTGTAAGtttacattctctctctctccctctctttatcTCTGGCCCCCTTCCAAGCTGCAACATGTATCACTGAGATGGCAGTACTTATGTCCTGCTGGAAGCAGCATGACTTCAACGACTCAGACTGCTCAGAGGAAATCAACCTCTTCAATAAGTGCATTGCAGAAGCAGAGGTGAGAAATCAAATGTCTCAAGGTCAATGTCAATTGTCACTggtcttgatttgattttgtaagTTAACAATAATTGCAATTTCTATTATGAGGCAACTGCCACACAGCAACCTGATGTGCACActtgtatttcagtcattaccATAACTGTGATAACCGTGATTAAagcagttgtacatgtattcaatcATTGCAAACTCCTTTATGAAATGGACACCAAGGGACTACtgcatcaaatcaaattaatttgTTATGTTCACACTTTTCTGTATGTTTCTAAATATACATTATCTACATCTTCACCAAGTCCAGACTCGGATGATTAATCTCTTTGTTCACATCGTagtgttttcattttattaatgTAACAGCCGTGGCTTCTGTTCATTTACATTTTTCCCATGCACTTATGTAGGCCACAAGAAGACAGCTCACGCAGGCTGGGAAGACTGGATCCAACCAGAGACTTACAAGCAAGCAACTCAACGAACTTTTGTGGAAATACCCTCTACCGAAG
The nucleotide sequence above comes from Diadema setosum chromosome 5, eeDiaSeto1, whole genome shotgun sequence. Encoded proteins:
- the LOC140229001 gene encoding small ribosomal subunit protein mS37-like gives rise to the protein MSKRLKEIIMRNHYKPTEYINMSKPLALRDKVSLKRTRAEAATCITEMAVLMSCWKQHDFNDSDCSEEINLFNKCIAEAEATRRQLTQAGKTGSNQRLTSKQLNELLWKYPLPKEK